The window TTGATTATTTTATTGGTTTGTGATCCAAATTTTTTGATTAAATTAAACTATTGTACAAAAGTAAATGCAGAGTGAGATTTTTATTGAaactttcttctcttaatttttgtttttaataaaagGATGATAATGATAGTTAGGTGCTAATCAACCACCATACTTTTAACATGGTTTCTTGTCTTGATTATTTTGAATCCCctagttttatatattttttaaaggaaaatagataacatACTATTATAATATGACGACTTTAGAgagattaaaatttgatttgaaattaaattttatatggtATCCAACTAAAAGTATTACAGTGAACATTTCTTTTTTTACCGTAATATAGAGGTGAGAATCAAAGAGATTTTATCGTTCACATGATACATTAGAATTGgatatttatgtaattaaattgTAACATTTATCAAGGTATTCTTTGTTaacatttatttatattatatctaATGAATTTTagtccttttatttttttaacaaattgatTATATAATCCATTAATATCCCCAAAATGATAGGTGCacgtttatatatttttttccccCCCTAATCAAGTGTTTGTCTATTTCTTTATAAGTTGTTTATAGTTCCTACACAGATTTAACTACAAGAATCTTCAATGCACTTTTGTAAACTTCTTcacaatataaattaataattgtaTATCAAAACGTTTAATATTGAAACTTTCAAGTTTATTATAGTACGAGTTTAGTGTCAAATaactgggaaaaaaaaaaaacaagttgaaTAAAAGCTATAGTTGATTAAATATTAGTAAACGAGACAAACTCACAAACCCCACCAAAACCATAGCTTAATTATTAGTACATTTCAAGGGATCTAGGTAACACATGCTAAATGTAATTAAGAAAATCTGTACCAACACTCAGATTTTATTCGGTGATTGGATGTATATACATAAATCATTTTTGGAGGTTATACTATTAATTAATGTATGCACCAATCAAGCAGGAAAcaacaaatttattaattaatttagtgaagTGAACCTAACAAGTAGGGAAAATTAAAGCAGAGACCCACAAGTCCATAAAAAAGAACACTTTAAAATCAATGAAGCTCAAATCCCATCAGCAAGACAGAAAGTATAAGTTAATGATTAATGCTCTTAACATATTAAGATCATTATATGTCCCACTAAGGATATTGAAGGAATATATTGGTCCCCATTATTATCAATTACCGAgtcttgcttttcttttctttttatatatatatatatatataaatacaatttGTTAATGCTCCATTACCACCGAATTAACCACAAAGTCAAAAAGTGTTTAGGTAAACATGCCCACATGTGTTCTCCAATGGAGAAAATTCGgtgataaagaaagcaaaaattaagGAAAATAAAGAGGCTCATGAGTCATGACTCAATGGAGGTCAGCGGTTTTACACTAATCTCTCCACCAGCATAATCTGTTTTAATTATTATGGTTATTATTGTTGTAGTTTAATTTCTTTCAATTAATACCAACTTGTTGATACACACTTCTATAATGTGTACAAGAAGTTGGGAGaatataaaagtataattaaGTGCTAGTAAATATAGCTACAATAACTTAAGGCTAAAATTTCATGAAAAATATCCTTAGTTATTGCTTTATtagtattcttaaaatatttagttaataTGCATTTGAGAGTAACTGATATTATGAAAACTGTTATGGGCAAAATCATAATGGAAACTTTTCTGGTAAATATAATTGATGTAATACACCAATTTTTtctttagaagaaaaataaaatgaaatgagaaaTGTTTTGATTACATTAGCCCAAAAGTTCTTGGTAAGAGGGCTTGCTATTATAAGATTGAAAGGCTCTCTTGATGATATTAATATAAAGTTTATAATTCTTGATTCCTTTGTTAATCTCTTTGATTGGGCCTTTTAATAGGGTCCTGACAAAAGAGACCACTAACGCTAAGCAGTCCCTTGATGTAATCCAATTGTAGCAACTAGCAAGGTGGCTTTATCTATtcgtttttcctttaaaaaaaaaaagcttaatgCTTAATGGTAACTATTTGATGCTAACAACATTCAGGGATAAATGAGAAGAGAAAGGTTGTGTAGATTATAGTGACAGTTAAtgccaaaatttaaaaataacaacataaCAACATTCAAAAAGAGAATGTTATATGAATAATTTAGACATGCTTTTAAATCCATGAATAATgctatttaactaatttttttcagttaatatcaaccaatttttttttgtaaattattatatttgtctcaaattctaaatcttaaatcataaacttttaatcctaaattctaaattataaacctAAATACTGAAATTGGCTGAAATTGAATGTTGACTAAGTAAAagttagttttttatattttctttaaatgCATACCTCAAGAACATTTATAACCACATTTTTTTcccattattttttttaacattgtagTTAAAAAATATGTTGTAATTATTCTTAGAATATTCATTAAATATGttataataacataaaaaatattttcatagtaTGGGGAGATTGCTAACCaactttttcatatatatatctatattggGGGAGCATCTCACTAGCTTAACCAACATGATATTAGCACAATCAAGACATCAAGTCCTCTAATAATGGAAAGCTTTTCTTTAATCTTCAGTATAATCAAAGATTCATGAGAACTACTTCTAAATGAGGTACTGATGTTTCTAGAATCTTGGATTGTTGCATGCCTTATTTTGCCATGTTTAGAAAAGGAAAGCAGCAGTTACATTTGCCTCTTTCCACAGAAAAATCTAAGTTTCAATACAACAAAATAAATAGCTACTATCATTATACACTCCTTTAAGCAGCAACTGCTTTGAATTTCATACATTTATAGTAAATGTCATAAATTGCAAAGAGCAACCTTCACTATTGATAGTTATCCCATGCAAAATTGCAAAGAGCAATGTCAGGGATACTCACTTTGCAAAGTGAGTCTCTCAAACATTTTGCAATTGCACTTGAAATGGTTTACTTGAACTATATTCTTTTCAGTCTTGCTCCAAATCTGCACCTTATGAACGGGTTTCGAATTCGGCTTTTCAGAATGCTGCAACTTAAGATGCTGCTGTCAATGGACAGTGCAAATGTGGTAAGTTGAAGTAGAGTTTTAAGAGATGAGaaaagaagagggaaagaatGCTTTCTCTGATTCATGAATTGAAAGAAGAAGTAGTAAAAAATCATAATGTAGATATAAATAGGAGAACAGTACTTTTGGTTATTGTAATCTTTGGAGTCAATGGACTCTCTTCCCTCTAAATTCTAATGTAATATGAGAATAGAAGTAATAGCCAAAGCTGTATAGGGAAGAGGGAGAAAAAAAGGCTTAGAATTTCTGGTAGAGAACTTGGATACAGAGGATAAACACATGCAAAGCCTTTATTCCAAAATTCCTGTCAAGTCATGTTTTCCACATCATTCTAGCAATGAATTTCTGGTAAAATTTCTTGCTGAGAAGTAATTTAGGTAGAACTTTTGTGTCAAAGCAAATAATATCTTGTATGGCATGAAGGGGCCTTTCTTCATTTTTTTGTGATAGATTAGTTGATGCAATTTGGATGAGATGATTTGGTATCATTAGTGTCATTACTTATATATGGGGGTTCTAATTGGTGCATTCTGGATCTATATAGGACAGTCtttaatctctaattttttttatgttcctCTTATTGAGTGCATGCATCAGCATCTGGAATTTGTCTGAAGCTTTTGGTGATAGCCAAAGAGACTCTTAGTTATTTgtgttttctgcaatttactttgtcTTGAGAATGTGGCTGTTGTCACCCCATGGCTCTAGTCGTCGACGCCTTCGTCTTCATTGTCCTAGTTCTCCAAGTCCAAAGCCGTGTTTGATAAGCAACGATTGATTTATCTCCATGTAACCTTAAGGTTATGGGTTCAAGTCGTAAAAGCGCCTATCAAGTTAGGCTTTCTACATTATATTTTTTGGGTGCGATCCTTTTTCGGAATCTGCGTTAACACGGAATGCTTGTGCACCGGGCTGTCCTTTGTACCAACATAAGTTTCTGAGAAATTCTGCAGCATCACATGCTAACTTAGTCACCCAAATAATTTTGCAGTGATATCAAAGCAGAGGTATTTGATATTGTATCATGAATTGCCCTTTTACAATACCACTTTTCTCATAAAGGAGTGATAACATATAGAGAAGAAATGATAATAAATGAACTACTTCATTTATTGATTTGTTAGTCTTTGTTGTTGTCCTTGTTTTGTTCATTGATGAACAGAGAAAACAAAACCACAAGAATAGCTCCAAGAACTGCAACTTTTCTCCAATCATTACCAATTGAATTAACTATTCCAAATGTGAGCAAGCCAATGAAGAAGAGGTAAACATTTTTCAATGTTTTGTTGCTACCACCATCTTTTTCTCTTGATAAGTCTTGCAATTCTATCCTTTTGACCTCATCATCTTTGACTTTTGCTTTATCAGCAACAGATTCCTTTTTCCCTCCAAGGCTTTTGAAGAATAGTCCTTCATTTTGGTCCCTCTCCATTTGATCTTCAAACTCAACTAGCTTGTTCTCATTCTCCTCAATCTCTAGCCTGTTAAGTTCATTGAGTTCCTCAAATTCTAGCATCTGGCTCTCTATGCTTGCTGTtatctattaataaaaaaatatatatattgcaCAATGGTCATTAGAACATACACAAgagtctttttttttctttggtgtcTAAAAAAATACACAAGAGTCTATTAGTAGAAGTTTTCTTTTGTAGAAATTTCTAATGACATATGATTTAAAAGAATATAGTAATACTTTaccatattttaaaataaattaaataattcaattgcaagatttaatattttataaaaattaatttgttagaTCTTTTATTATGATATTTGATCAATATTCAATAGTACTAATATTCAACAAGTAATCAGTAGTTACTACTTACTACACACATTGAGGAATACCCATTATTCAGAGGTCACTGCCCAATgattaagtaatttttatttgaacaactattataacaatttaattttaatatattgatactaaagaaatatttttaaataactcAATTCATCACTATTAGTATTTTCTAGTTAGAAAAACAACAACTATTTAACCAACAGGCAAAAAAATTACTTACTTTTTTTGAGATTGtagtataaaatttttaaaaaaaataattagaaattctaATTCATCCTCTAATTAttctctatttttaaataaaaatttaacttttttatgtTTTGACAAAAGTAACATATATATcaaattttattcatttaaatattaaaataatattagaaatataaattagGACTACTAAGTACTAACCATTACTCAAACTTTAATTTTCATACTAAGATTATTTTAAattcacaatatatatatatatataaattaaattcatCTAGAGGGTATACATACATGGTTAAGAGAAAAGTTTGAGGCAATTAACCTACTCTGTCACTAGCTTCATCTAATCCTTTGAGAGCATCAGCACCAATCTTGTCAAACTCAGCTTTGGCTTCTTCACCGAATTGGGTCAAATATTCTGACTTCTCATCAAGATAACCCGTTAGACGAACCTTCTGAGCTTGAAGCATGGCTATTTGTGCTAGAAGCTCTTGGCTCTGAGCATTTCCTTCAGGTTGTTGTGGAGGCTGAGAAGAATCAGATTCATCATTATTGGATTTGGTGCAAAGGCATAGAGCAGAAGAAGTTCTTGTGTTGTTGTGGAATCTTGTGTGGTTTGAATTCGTTGGAGTGAAGCATAGATGAATTGTTTTTAGGGTAATCATGTTTTTTTCATAAGAGGTAAAATATTGTGTGTTTGAAATGGGGGAAAGGAATTGGAAGTGAGAGGGGGAAGCAGCAGAAACAAACTCTCAAGTGCTGTGTGTGTATCAATAGTAATAATATAGTGTTTGAAGTTTGAAGCTCATCctcatgtttttctttttttgcatTATCCGTtgtaaaagagaaagaaaaattattGGATAAGGATATTTAGTGATTCTAAGGAGCATCCTTGCTTAGTAAAGCGCACCGTACACCTTGCTAGAATTGGTGTCATCCTCATATGTAATAAGAAATGGAGAATAAATcatctcaattgttaaaaaaaattgagagtgtaAAATGTGATCTTTAACTTTTCATTAGTTTCACTTATAAAACTAACAGTGAGCGATTACACTGTACTCCTTCAATtgctaaaaaaaattgagagaatccaTTCTCTTAAGAAATGTGGTTAAATTCTATAAATTtagaaatcttaaaaataatgTCTCGTAAttgagtatttatttattttggtcctcaaagaattttagACCAAACACTTTAGTTTtcaactaaaattagttattcaaTTGGTCCTTAACAATTAATTCCATCAATCACTTAGGTTCTTTGCTCTGTCAACTCTAATGAATTACAAAATAATCCCTGAAAACAATAACAGGGGATAAAATGGTCTCTGACATCCTCTGTTCCGAAACGACACTATTCTCccctaatttctatcatatctcaCATAACACTAACAGTCTAACATTGTAACTTCGAACTACACAATACACACTCTACAACTTCAAtgttcacaagaagaaaaatcctCAACtttttctcaaccaattcatGTTCAGGAAACTAATGACTATGTCTCTCAAGTACTTATCGTCTTTGATGGATCCCA is drawn from Arachis hypogaea cultivar Tifrunner chromosome 12, arahy.Tifrunner.gnm2.J5K5, whole genome shotgun sequence and contains these coding sequences:
- the LOC112727936 gene encoding uncharacterized protein, which codes for MITLKTIHLCFTPTNSNHTRFHNNTRTSSALCLCTKSNNDESDSSQPPQQPEGNAQSQELLAQIAMLQAQKVRLTGYLDEKSEYLTQFGEEAKAEFDKIGADALKGLDEASDRITASIESQMLEFEELNELNRLEIEENENKLVEFEDQMERDQNEGLFFKSLGGKKESVADKAKVKDDEVKRIELQDLSREKDGGSNKTLKNVYLFFIGLLTFGIVNSIGNDWRKVAVLGAILVVLFSLFINEQNKDNNKD